A portion of the Segatella copri DSM 18205 genome contains these proteins:
- a CDS encoding ATP-binding protein, with protein MNRFFKRKLYDRLLQWKNTRKGETAILVEGARRVGKSTLVKEFAQKEYESYILIDFNKASKRVVSLFDDLMDLDFIFLQLQAIYNVSLVARKSAIIFDEVQACPKARQAIKYLVEDGRYDYIETGSLISITKNTKGITIPSEEERVAMYPLDYEEFRWAMGDTASIPLLKQFFDKRLMLGQAHRTKMRELRLYMLVGGMPQAVNEYLETNNLSMVDLVKRDIIRLYLDDFQKIDPSRRIEQLFLNIPAQLNQNSNRYKPYSVVGSVDTDKLQGLLREMEDSKTVLFAYHSNDPNVGMSLHQDNSKFKLFCADTGLFVTLAFWDKSFTENVIYEKLLSDKLSANLGYIYENLVAQMLTANGNKLFYYSWAKDATHNYEIDFLLSRGAKICPIEVKSSGYKTHASLDAFCDKYSKVVSQRYLLYTKDLTNDGNTLLLPFYMIPLI; from the coding sequence ATGAATAGATTTTTTAAACGAAAACTATATGATAGACTCCTGCAATGGAAGAATACGAGAAAGGGAGAAACAGCCATTCTCGTAGAAGGAGCACGTCGCGTTGGAAAGTCAACGCTGGTGAAGGAATTTGCTCAGAAAGAATATGAATCTTATATTCTCATTGACTTCAATAAGGCATCCAAGCGAGTTGTTTCACTATTTGACGATTTGATGGACTTGGATTTTATCTTCCTTCAGTTGCAAGCTATATATAATGTTTCTCTCGTAGCAAGGAAGTCTGCCATCATTTTTGATGAGGTGCAGGCGTGCCCTAAAGCAAGACAAGCCATCAAGTATTTGGTGGAGGATGGAAGGTATGATTATATAGAGACGGGGTCTCTTATCAGTATCACTAAAAATACGAAGGGCATTACCATTCCTAGTGAAGAGGAAAGAGTCGCCATGTACCCGTTGGATTACGAAGAATTTCGTTGGGCGATGGGAGATACGGCATCAATTCCTTTGCTCAAGCAATTCTTTGATAAACGGCTGATGCTAGGCCAAGCTCATCGAACAAAGATGAGGGAACTTCGTCTATATATGCTTGTTGGTGGTATGCCTCAAGCTGTAAATGAGTATTTGGAGACAAATAATCTCAGTATGGTAGATTTGGTAAAGCGGGATATCATTCGTTTGTATCTAGATGATTTTCAAAAGATAGATCCCTCTCGCAGAATAGAACAGTTATTCTTGAATATTCCTGCCCAGTTGAATCAGAATAGTAATCGATATAAACCTTATTCTGTTGTGGGAAGTGTGGATACGGACAAACTCCAAGGACTACTTCGAGAGATGGAAGATAGTAAGACTGTTTTGTTTGCTTATCATTCCAATGATCCCAATGTAGGGATGTCATTGCATCAAGACAATTCAAAGTTTAAACTGTTTTGTGCAGATACAGGTTTGTTTGTGACTTTGGCGTTTTGGGACAAGTCGTTTACGGAGAACGTGATTTATGAGAAACTGTTGAGTGACAAACTTTCTGCCAATCTGGGCTATATTTACGAGAATCTGGTAGCCCAAATGTTGACGGCGAATGGTAACAAGTTGTTTTATTATTCGTGGGCTAAAGATGCAACGCATAATTACGAGATTGATTTCCTTTTGTCTCGAGGAGCCAAGATTTGTCCGATAGAGGTGAAGTCATCTGGCTATAAAACTCATGCGTCGCTAGATGCCTTTTGCGATAAATACTCTAAGGTGGTGTCACAACGCTACTTGTTGTATACTAAGGATTTGACGAACGATGGCAATACCTTATTGCTGCCATTCTATATGATTCCACTCATTTGA
- a CDS encoding AAA family ATPase has translation MIEIDNNSYRLYELDSRTNEQNIDVKKIEDKDKSLKFGDFTPRQIIYYGAPGTGKSHTIKKEEDEGKITCIRTTFHPDSDYATFVGCYKPHKIKDSQCLTYEFVEQAFLEAYKQAWMNPEKEIALVIEEINRGNCAQVFGDIFQLLDRSDDGWSTYPIKADTDIAEHLKELRIPGYAASMNKRFGLDKEGKDRYPDRDWFGFMALPPNMSILATMNTSDQSLFPIDSAFKRRWDWKYIKIKKGKKENGEELGWNIQIKDANGEPVKIIDENTTLSWWNFIQKVNEIIASMTSSADKQLGYFFCKPSEKANETDEKPTIITADTLVGKVIFYLWNDVFKDYGFEDASLFTYQEEKNGKKTEKDLAFADFYDEEGEQVNTVRLVDFLNRIMKWQNNNTENE, from the coding sequence TTGATAGAAATAGATAATAACAGCTATAGATTATACGAACTTGATAGCAGGACAAATGAACAGAATATAGATGTTAAGAAGATAGAGGACAAGGATAAATCCCTGAAATTCGGAGATTTCACCCCTCGCCAAATCATCTACTATGGTGCTCCTGGTACCGGTAAATCGCATACTATCAAGAAGGAAGAGGATGAAGGAAAGATTACCTGCATCCGTACTACCTTCCATCCTGATAGCGACTATGCTACATTTGTAGGCTGCTACAAGCCACATAAGATAAAGGACTCCCAGTGCCTGACTTATGAGTTTGTGGAGCAGGCTTTCCTGGAGGCTTACAAGCAAGCCTGGATGAACCCTGAGAAGGAAATTGCCCTGGTTATCGAGGAGATTAACCGAGGTAACTGTGCCCAGGTTTTTGGTGACATCTTCCAGCTGCTGGATAGAAGCGACGACGGATGGAGTACTTATCCTATCAAGGCTGATACGGATATAGCTGAACATCTGAAAGAACTCCGTATCCCAGGGTATGCTGCGTCTATGAACAAGAGATTCGGCCTGGATAAGGAGGGCAAGGACAGATACCCTGATAGAGACTGGTTTGGCTTTATGGCCCTGCCGCCTAACATGAGCATTCTGGCAACCATGAACACCAGCGACCAGAGTCTCTTCCCAATCGACTCTGCCTTTAAGCGCCGCTGGGACTGGAAGTATATCAAGATTAAGAAAGGCAAGAAGGAGAACGGCGAGGAACTGGGCTGGAATATCCAGATAAAGGATGCGAACGGAGAGCCTGTAAAGATAATAGACGAGAATACAACGCTCTCCTGGTGGAACTTTATCCAGAAGGTGAATGAAATCATCGCTTCCATGACATCCAGCGCCGATAAGCAGTTGGGCTATTTCTTCTGCAAGCCGTCTGAGAAGGCAAATGAGACTGACGAGAAGCCTACCATCATCACGGCTGATACACTGGTGGGTAAGGTGATATTCTATCTCTGGAACGATGTTTTCAAGGACTATGGTTTTGAGGATGCTTCGCTCTTTACTTATCAGGAGGAAAAGAATGGCAAGAAAACAGAAAAAGACCTTGCCTTCGCTGATTTCTATGATGAGGAAGGGGAACAGGTCAATACAGTGAGACTGGTTGACTTTCTGAACAGAATTATGAAGTGGCAAAATAATAATACGGAGAACGAATAA
- a CDS encoding DNA cytosine methyltransferase, with product MATVEKDIKEESAKIKAVRRIVRKRADNLDDKEILPTPISDGPNWKDLVFSHPERCVRIGTLFSGIGAIEHAFQRLGLNHKIVFAGDIEPKCKISYFANYKINEEDWFTDIREFDATKYKGKVDFIVGGAPCQAFSMVGHRLGFEDARGTLFYEFARVVKETEPKVFLFENVRGLLSHDKGRTWHVIHDIFEELGYDVKFRVLNSCDYGIPQHRERVFCLGFKKPTDFKYPAPIKLEYKMYDFLEDYIDTKYFLKEKGIKFVTSHKNREKSYTQINGEVALCQKRNQEFNWHGDFVYHPDSELTPTNEAFDEFIFDVRDVEEKYYLSDKVAKYVLAGGTKNFKTSTKTDLDIARPLLQSMHKMHRAGVDNYVTFKGRIRKLTPRECHRLMGFKDSYKIVVCDTSAYQQAGNSIVVDVLIALLKQMDITQYGV from the coding sequence ATGGCAACTGTAGAAAAAGATATAAAGGAAGAAAGTGCTAAGATAAAAGCTGTAAGGCGTATCGTCCGGAAACGTGCTGATAATTTGGATGATAAGGAAATATTGCCAACACCTATTTCCGATGGACCAAACTGGAAGGATTTAGTATTCTCCCATCCTGAACGTTGTGTCAGGATTGGTACACTCTTTAGTGGCATTGGTGCCATAGAACATGCTTTTCAACGTCTTGGTTTGAACCATAAAATAGTTTTTGCTGGAGACATAGAGCCAAAATGTAAAATTAGTTATTTTGCGAACTATAAAATCAATGAGGAAGATTGGTTTACTGATATTCGTGAGTTTGATGCAACTAAATATAAAGGAAAAGTAGATTTTATAGTTGGTGGAGCTCCTTGTCAGGCTTTTTCTATGGTTGGTCACAGATTAGGCTTCGAAGACGCAAGAGGTACTTTATTCTATGAATTTGCTCGTGTTGTAAAAGAGACAGAACCAAAAGTGTTCCTCTTTGAGAATGTCCGTGGATTATTGAGTCATGACAAGGGAAGAACTTGGCATGTAATTCATGATATTTTTGAAGAATTAGGCTATGATGTAAAGTTTAGGGTTCTGAATAGTTGTGATTATGGTATTCCTCAGCATCGGGAAAGAGTGTTCTGCTTAGGCTTTAAGAAGCCAACAGACTTTAAGTATCCTGCTCCTATTAAACTGGAATATAAAATGTATGATTTCTTGGAAGATTACATTGACACGAAGTATTTCTTAAAGGAAAAAGGTATTAAGTTTGTTACCAGTCATAAGAACAGAGAGAAGAGTTATACTCAGATAAATGGAGAAGTTGCGCTGTGCCAAAAGAGAAATCAGGAGTTTAATTGGCATGGAGATTTCGTGTATCATCCTGATTCTGAGTTAACTCCAACGAATGAAGCTTTTGATGAGTTTATATTTGACGTTCGTGATGTGGAAGAAAAATATTATCTTTCTGATAAGGTGGCAAAATATGTATTGGCAGGAGGAACCAAAAACTTCAAAACTTCAACAAAGACAGATTTGGATATAGCGAGACCTCTTTTACAGTCAATGCATAAAATGCATAGAGCCGGAGTTGATAACTATGTGACTTTCAAGGGAAGAATCCGAAAATTAACCCCTCGTGAATGTCATAGATTGATGGGATTTAAAGATTCTTATAAAATTGTAGTATGTGATACTTCTGCATATCAGCAAGCAGGTAATAGCATTGTTGTAGATGTACTTATAGCTTTGTTGAAACAGATGGATATTACGCAATACGGCGTCTGA
- a CDS encoding DEAD/DEAH box helicase family protein, translating into MITDKDIYLDEEVEKVEPFERPAIRFSHIESDDTGLRPYQAEMKHNVYGLWDRIDNVMLQMPTGTGKTIVFTSVVKDILRWCNLHSRESKILIVAHRRELIRQASRKLGNIPHGVIVSGEKLDLDKSIQVASIQTFMSRRHYEIMRRVQFDFIIIDEAHHCMAPGYQKLWEMFPNSKKLGVTATPWRMSHCGFTSLFGDIVLAKSIEWFVNQGYLANYDYISIKPTSEVQHAINGIDRMGADGDYLDSELSAVIDKAKIRAGLYKSYEKYAKGKKGIIYAIDRKHASNICDLYATKGVSVCMIDGTTPTAEREQKIADFANGSIEVIVNVNIFSEGFDCPDIEFIQLARPTKSLSLYLQQVGRGLRISKGKETTIILDNVGLYNRFGTPMANRHWRYHFLGTDGNEGYNDGSGIKRDLILDSDSEYEPDYTEDDEEMMVVEHAEGNAQVRPDAANQAASLSEYNVFRKNGLYGVCNHNNRVIVPPIYEEMRPCYKGYIPFKQNGKWGILLANGTVKVKPKYYNIGPFINDRAVVQNTADSEEYYINGNLERIK; encoded by the coding sequence ATGATAACAGATAAAGACATATATCTTGACGAGGAAGTAGAGAAGGTAGAACCCTTCGAACGCCCTGCCATCCGATTCTCGCATATAGAGTCGGATGATACCGGGTTGCGTCCTTATCAGGCAGAAATGAAACATAATGTCTATGGTCTTTGGGACAGAATAGACAATGTTATGCTTCAGATGCCAACTGGTACGGGCAAGACTATTGTCTTTACTTCGGTTGTCAAGGATATTTTGCGATGGTGCAACCTTCATAGTCGTGAATCTAAGATTTTGATTGTTGCTCATCGTAGGGAACTGATCAGACAGGCTAGCAGAAAACTGGGAAATATTCCTCATGGAGTGATTGTTAGCGGCGAAAAACTGGATTTAGACAAGTCTATACAGGTAGCTTCTATTCAGACTTTCATGAGCCGTCGGCATTATGAGATAATGCGTCGGGTACAGTTCGACTTTATCATCATTGACGAGGCGCACCACTGTATGGCACCTGGATACCAGAAGCTTTGGGAGATGTTCCCTAATAGCAAGAAACTGGGTGTAACAGCCACTCCTTGGCGTATGAGTCATTGCGGTTTTACGTCTTTGTTTGGCGATATTGTTTTGGCAAAGAGCATAGAGTGGTTTGTTAATCAGGGCTATTTGGCCAATTATGATTATATCAGTATCAAGCCAACCTCAGAGGTTCAGCATGCCATTAACGGAATAGATCGGATGGGAGCAGATGGAGATTATCTAGATTCTGAATTGAGTGCGGTAATAGATAAAGCCAAGATACGTGCTGGCTTATATAAAAGCTACGAGAAATATGCAAAGGGTAAGAAAGGCATTATCTATGCTATCGACCGCAAACATGCCAGTAATATCTGCGACTTATATGCAACGAAGGGTGTAAGTGTCTGTATGATAGATGGTACAACTCCTACAGCAGAGCGTGAGCAGAAGATTGCAGATTTCGCCAATGGCAGCATAGAGGTTATCGTGAATGTCAATATATTCTCCGAAGGATTTGATTGTCCTGATATTGAGTTTATTCAGTTGGCACGACCAACCAAGTCACTCTCGCTTTATCTTCAGCAAGTGGGAAGAGGTCTTCGCATATCGAAAGGGAAAGAGACCACGATTATATTGGATAATGTAGGACTTTACAACCGTTTCGGAACTCCAATGGCAAACCGGCATTGGCGGTATCATTTTCTCGGAACAGACGGGAATGAGGGCTATAATGATGGCTCTGGTATCAAGCGAGACTTGATTCTTGATTCTGATTCGGAATATGAGCCTGATTACACAGAGGACGACGAAGAAATGATGGTCGTAGAACATGCAGAGGGCAATGCTCAGGTAAGGCCTGATGCAGCTAATCAGGCAGCAAGTCTTTCTGAGTACAATGTATTTAGAAAGAATGGCTTGTACGGTGTCTGCAACCACAATAATAGGGTGATAGTTCCACCCATTTATGAAGAGATGCGCCCTTGCTATAAAGGGTATATCCCGTTTAAGCAAAACGGTAAGTGGGGTATCTTATTGGCAAATGGAACGGTTAAGGTTAAGCCGAAGTACTATAACATCGGACCGTTCATCAACGACCGAGCTGTGGTGCAGAATACAGCAGACAGCGAGGAATATTATATTAATGGAAATTTAGAAAGGATTAAATAA
- a CDS encoding AIPR family protein, with protein sequence MEQFDSNSEVFDDFKPAEEQGAFVNETIGSVIEKELTEVEQFKEDFDDQLLMADNPKDDLTQIIVGYIQGCGDVNQVNICSYKSKNGVALDGWGFNGDEDLTTIDLFLTIYEDPNNGSKISANDLDRQFNWLQRFYDQSVSGAMLGKFMDDTKSDLYQVADLIHSTSKIDRIRLFLLTNAIAPVNYEKDNIEIADGTSCEFYVWDAKRIMQQDNIISGRKPIVVDFEGDYNCTLPCIQMPDVSDNVKCYLCIIPGMVLSQVYHKYHQQILEMNVRTFLQFKGASNKGIRNTLIGHTATAVERRKGVEDTLPEPDMFFAYNNGISATASDVKLNEEGTAITKIKSWQIVNGGQTTAAISAVMGMKDVDFSQLASVYVAMKISVVKDKDNLSEIVPKISRFANTQSAVKKSDFNINEGFLVELEQQSRETWVLNASGKPVSKWFFERTRGQYLDKAKRQNSSKAEKEFYAEYPKNQMFDKTTLSKFIMSWEQDPSSVCRGGENNYTKFFDKMKRNGAHFDKTRYQRTIAKAILFKAIDALYGKDGLALPGYKSNMVAYTMSLLSLNSGRALNLDAIWDEQCVISPTVNNELTLDIYNVYAKLICGAEHITYKVKETRTDANGRRKNHYVPKEIPQEDIDRLKATKLYKVLLYVRNIEPFVYKHLIDVDEGKNINEWTKATLCWDALKTKLSQEGDKYNIPAELLGSVGDVDEEITEGQKKKMDEAKEVDPEKWFALSRWSKENPGELTPKEQAFIGQVAFSSKRGRTLTYKQAKWALDLYEKAVDAGWNEN encoded by the coding sequence ATGGAACAGTTTGATAGTAATAGCGAAGTCTTTGATGACTTTAAGCCTGCCGAAGAGCAAGGTGCTTTTGTCAATGAAACTATCGGAAGTGTGATAGAAAAAGAGTTAACTGAGGTTGAGCAATTCAAGGAAGATTTTGATGACCAGCTCTTGATGGCAGATAATCCGAAAGATGATTTGACGCAAATTATCGTAGGATATATTCAGGGGTGTGGTGATGTAAACCAGGTAAACATCTGCTCTTACAAATCAAAAAATGGTGTCGCACTTGATGGTTGGGGCTTTAATGGTGATGAGGATCTCACTACCATAGATCTCTTTTTGACCATTTATGAAGACCCAAATAATGGTTCTAAGATTTCTGCAAATGATTTGGATCGCCAGTTCAATTGGCTCCAGCGTTTCTATGACCAGTCTGTCAGCGGTGCCATGCTTGGTAAGTTTATGGACGATACTAAGAGCGACCTTTATCAGGTAGCAGATTTAATTCATAGTACCAGCAAGATAGACCGTATCAGATTGTTTCTTCTCACAAATGCTATTGCACCAGTAAATTATGAAAAAGATAATATCGAAATAGCTGATGGTACCTCTTGTGAATTTTATGTTTGGGATGCAAAGCGAATCATGCAACAGGATAATATTATTTCTGGTAGAAAGCCTATTGTTGTAGATTTTGAGGGCGATTACAATTGTACTTTGCCATGTATCCAGATGCCAGACGTTTCGGATAACGTTAAGTGTTATCTCTGTATTATTCCTGGTATGGTTCTCTCGCAGGTATATCATAAATATCATCAGCAGATACTGGAGATGAATGTCCGTACATTCCTTCAGTTTAAAGGTGCTTCAAACAAGGGGATCCGTAATACGCTGATAGGTCATACGGCAACAGCTGTTGAACGCAGAAAGGGTGTGGAAGATACCTTACCGGAACCTGATATGTTCTTTGCTTATAACAATGGTATATCTGCTACGGCATCAGACGTAAAACTGAATGAAGAAGGTACTGCGATAACCAAGATTAAGTCTTGGCAAATAGTGAATGGTGGCCAGACTACAGCTGCGATTAGCGCTGTTATGGGTATGAAAGACGTAGATTTCTCCCAATTGGCTTCCGTTTATGTAGCAATGAAAATCTCAGTGGTCAAGGATAAGGATAATCTGTCCGAGATCGTGCCAAAGATTTCGAGATTTGCCAATACACAATCTGCTGTCAAGAAGTCTGATTTCAACATCAATGAAGGCTTCCTGGTAGAATTGGAGCAGCAGTCTCGTGAAACATGGGTTCTGAATGCAAGCGGTAAACCAGTGAGCAAGTGGTTCTTTGAAAGAACACGTGGTCAGTACTTGGATAAGGCAAAACGTCAGAACTCCAGCAAGGCTGAAAAAGAATTCTATGCCGAATATCCTAAGAATCAGATGTTTGATAAGACAACGCTCTCTAAGTTTATCATGAGCTGGGAGCAGGATCCATCTAGTGTATGTAGGGGTGGCGAGAACAATTATACCAAGTTCTTTGATAAGATGAAGCGCAATGGCGCTCATTTTGACAAGACTCGTTACCAGCGTACTATAGCTAAGGCGATTCTTTTCAAGGCGATTGATGCATTGTATGGTAAGGATGGATTGGCTTTACCTGGATATAAGTCGAATATGGTGGCTTATACAATGTCTCTGCTCTCACTTAATTCCGGAAGGGCATTAAATCTTGATGCTATATGGGATGAACAGTGTGTAATCAGCCCAACGGTAAACAATGAGTTGACACTGGATATTTATAATGTTTATGCCAAACTAATCTGTGGTGCTGAGCACATTACATACAAGGTAAAGGAAACTCGTACAGATGCGAACGGCAGACGTAAAAATCATTATGTGCCAAAGGAGATTCCACAAGAGGATATTGACCGTCTGAAAGCAACAAAGCTCTATAAGGTGCTGCTTTATGTAAGGAATATAGAACCATTTGTATATAAGCATTTGATAGATGTAGACGAGGGTAAGAATATCAATGAATGGACAAAGGCTACTCTCTGCTGGGATGCTCTCAAAACCAAGCTTTCACAGGAAGGTGATAAGTATAATATTCCAGCAGAACTCTTGGGTAGCGTTGGCGATGTTGATGAAGAAATAACAGAAGGCCAGAAGAAGAAAATGGATGAAGCAAAGGAGGTTGATCCTGAAAAATGGTTTGCCTTGTCTAGATGGTCGAAAGAAAACCCTGGAGAATTAACTCCAAAGGAACAGGCGTTCATCGGACAGGTGGCTTTCTCTTCAAAGCGTGGACGTACTTTAACATACAAGCAAGCAAAATGGGCACTCGATTTATACGAGAAAGCCGTAGATGCTGGCTGGAATGAAAACTGA
- a CDS encoding helix-turn-helix domain-containing protein: MAIDKSVHTILYQKVIARLRTKREERGLTQKQLAGMLGLPQSYVSKIETCERRMDFIELRSICNLMGISVVDFMQEVETEIIPLVEKIESRKIEHDKNTDNIAE, translated from the coding sequence ATGGCAATAGATAAAAGCGTACATACAATACTTTATCAAAAAGTGATAGCTCGATTGCGAACTAAGCGAGAAGAGCGAGGCCTTACCCAAAAGCAGTTGGCTGGGATGCTCGGCCTTCCGCAATCTTATGTGAGCAAAATCGAAACTTGTGAGCGTAGAATGGACTTTATAGAGTTACGTAGCATTTGTAACCTGATGGGAATTTCTGTTGTTGATTTCATGCAGGAGGTCGAAACAGAGATTATACCTCTTGTTGAGAAGATAGAGTCTAGGAAAATAGAACATGATAAGAATACCGACAATATAGCTGAATAA